The Lewinellaceae bacterium genome has a segment encoding these proteins:
- a CDS encoding peptide chain release factor 3, whose amino-acid sequence MSLLSEIKKRRTFGIVSHPDAGKTTLTEKLLLFGGAIQVAGAVKSNKIKRSATSDFMEIERQRGISVATSVMAFKYRGLKINILDTPGHQDFAEDTYRTLTAVDSVIVVIDVAKGVESQTEKLVEVCRMRKTPIIVFINKLDREGKDAFDLLDEVEQKLNIHVRPLSWPVGMGQRFQGVYNLYEKKLVLFQPHGKQHQEEVIEITDLKDPELDKQVGKVAADELREEVHMIEEIYHDFDPKNYQNAEISPVFFGSAINNFGVKEMLDCFVEIAPPPLIRVTEEREIKPTEDKFSGFVFKIHANMDPKHRDRIAFLRVCSGVFERNTNYLHVRQNRKMKFSNPTSFMASKKTVVDEAYPGDVIGLYDSGNFKIGDSLTEGEILHFKGIPSFSPEQFRYVNNANPLKAKQLNKGLEQLMDEGVAQLFTREVDGRKIVGTVGALQFDVIQYRLEHEYGASCAYEPTRLYKACWVQCDDPKAMAEFRSRRRRDLATDKDDKLVFLAESAWVLKTVQENHPKVHFYFTSEF is encoded by the coding sequence ATGAGTTTACTTTCGGAGATAAAGAAAAGAAGAACTTTCGGAATTGTAAGTCACCCGGATGCGGGAAAAACGACGCTCACAGAAAAGCTGTTGCTTTTTGGAGGGGCCATCCAGGTGGCGGGAGCAGTAAAATCCAATAAAATAAAACGAAGTGCCACTTCCGATTTTATGGAGATCGAACGGCAAAGGGGTATTTCCGTGGCTACTTCCGTAATGGCTTTTAAATACAGGGGCTTAAAGATCAATATTCTCGATACGCCCGGTCACCAGGATTTTGCGGAAGATACCTATAGGACACTTACTGCCGTTGACAGTGTGATCGTAGTCATTGATGTGGCCAAAGGAGTGGAATCACAAACCGAAAAGCTGGTCGAAGTTTGCCGGATGCGCAAAACGCCTATCATCGTTTTTATCAATAAACTGGACCGGGAAGGAAAAGACGCCTTTGATCTGCTGGATGAAGTGGAACAAAAGTTGAATATTCACGTCCGTCCCCTGAGCTGGCCGGTAGGTATGGGACAACGTTTCCAGGGCGTTTACAACCTCTACGAAAAAAAGCTGGTCCTTTTTCAACCTCACGGAAAGCAACACCAGGAAGAAGTTATTGAGATTACCGACCTTAAGGATCCGGAACTCGACAAACAAGTGGGAAAGGTGGCTGCCGATGAACTACGTGAGGAAGTACACATGATCGAAGAAATTTACCATGATTTTGATCCTAAGAATTATCAAAATGCGGAAATATCGCCTGTTTTTTTTGGCAGCGCGATCAATAATTTCGGAGTAAAAGAAATGCTCGACTGTTTTGTAGAAATCGCTCCGCCGCCCCTTATAAGGGTTACCGAGGAGCGTGAGATTAAACCGACAGAGGATAAATTTTCAGGTTTTGTATTTAAAATACACGCAAATATGGATCCCAAACACCGGGATCGTATTGCTTTTCTGCGCGTCTGTTCCGGAGTATTTGAACGCAATACCAATTACCTGCATGTCCGACAAAACAGGAAAATGAAATTCTCCAACCCCACTTCATTTATGGCCTCCAAAAAAACGGTGGTGGATGAAGCTTATCCCGGGGATGTAATAGGCTTGTACGATTCAGGCAATTTCAAAATCGGGGATTCCCTTACGGAAGGAGAAATCCTCCATTTTAAAGGCATTCCCAGTTTTTCTCCTGAACAATTCCGATATGTAAACAATGCCAATCCCTTAAAAGCCAAACAGCTAAACAAAGGGCTGGAGCAGTTGATGGATGAAGGTGTAGCACAGCTTTTTACGCGGGAAGTGGATGGCCGGAAAATTGTTGGAACGGTAGGCGCACTGCAGTTTGATGTGATCCAATACCGACTGGAACATGAATATGGGGCATCCTGTGCTTATGAGCCTACCCGGCTGTACAAAGCCTGCTGGGTTCAATGCGATGATCCGAAAGCCATGGCAGAATTTAGATCCCGGCGCAGACGTGACCTGGCAACGGATAAGGACGATAAGCTGGTCTTCCTGGCCGAGTCGGCCTGGGTACTAAAAACTGTACAGGAAAATCACCCTAAAGTCCATTTCTATTTCACAAGCGAATTTTAA
- a CDS encoding phosphoribosylglycinamide formyltransferase, protein MKNIAIFASGTGSNARRIVEHFQDKDDYRVALVVSNRHDALVLKMAEEYGIDQLVISRDNFYHSEEILKKLSDYKIDFIALAGFLWLIPEYLVKAYEKKMINIHPALLPQYGGKGMYGHHVHHAVKAAGESESGITIHYVNTKYDEGDIVFQARCALEEDDTPEEIARKVLGLEHRHFPEIIEKILKENS, encoded by the coding sequence GTGAAAAATATAGCCATTTTTGCTTCAGGAACAGGGTCTAATGCCCGCAGGATCGTGGAACACTTTCAGGATAAGGATGACTATCGTGTCGCGCTGGTCGTATCCAACAGGCACGATGCCCTCGTCCTGAAAATGGCAGAAGAATACGGCATCGACCAACTGGTCATCAGTCGGGATAATTTTTATCACTCGGAAGAAATTTTGAAAAAATTGTCGGATTATAAAATTGACTTTATAGCTTTAGCCGGATTTCTTTGGTTGATCCCGGAATACCTGGTGAAAGCTTATGAAAAAAAAATGATCAACATTCATCCGGCCCTGCTTCCCCAATACGGCGGAAAGGGTATGTATGGCCACCATGTACACCACGCGGTTAAAGCTGCCGGGGAATCGGAATCGGGGATTACCATTCACTATGTAAACACAAAATACGACGAAGGAGACATCGTTTTTCAGGCGCGTTGTGCCCTTGAAGAAGACGATACTCCGGAGGAAATAGCCCGTAAAGTCCTGGGACTGGAACACAGGCATTTCCCTGAAATCATAGAAAAAATTTTAAAAGAAAATTCGTAA
- a CDS encoding peptidylprolyl isomerase — protein MIKRITFTLVCMTIFALSIFAQNDDPILFTVQGNPVHVSEFNYIYSKTNGDKADYSKESLEEYLDLYVKFKLKVQKARDLKLDTIPSLKQELEGYRKQLADSYLIDKGVADKLIQEAYDRIQFDVDISHILIGCPEDAPPSDTLNAYERIMAIKQELANGADFGTLAQSKSTDQSAPKNRGHVGYVTALFPKGLYALETAAYGAELNKPVGPVRTTAGYHMVLVHDRRPARGEMEASHILIRKTKEDNGQAKKKIDDIYASLMAGADFDETATKLSEDSQTANNKGYIGFFGINRYEKSFEDAAFSITEDGGICKPVETSVGWHIIKRISKKDIQPFNIEKSRLNGNIRKDPRFEGAKLAMLNRIKREGNFKENSEVLDKFIEGLTDTFLTFRWNAPEPKSTEFLFSLGDDFKVTLGDFTDYLGQASRKRLRMSRRQGPEFAARSLYAEYLDENLLKYEETQLTEKYPEFKALMREYEEGILLFETTKKLVWDKASEDTVGLKKFFEEKIQGKYRWAKRAVTDVYDIAAKYADQAKEISEFAANHTADEVKAKFNETDPSVVSVVDKTFEENRNAEMRTMKWAPGQVSEMIVHPRTGNVKFYKIREILPVSNKKLEEARGYVVADYQDYLEKQWVTQLQNDYTVEINKKVLKNLIKK, from the coding sequence ATGATAAAACGCATCACTTTCACTTTAGTGTGCATGACAATTTTTGCGTTAAGCATTTTTGCACAAAACGACGATCCGATCCTTTTTACCGTACAGGGAAATCCTGTTCACGTATCGGAATTCAATTACATCTACAGCAAAACCAATGGAGATAAGGCCGACTATTCCAAAGAAAGCCTTGAGGAATACCTGGATCTTTATGTTAAATTTAAGTTGAAGGTTCAAAAGGCAAGAGACCTTAAACTGGATACCATTCCTTCCTTAAAGCAGGAGCTGGAAGGTTATCGCAAACAACTGGCCGATTCGTACCTTATCGACAAAGGTGTGGCAGATAAGCTGATCCAGGAAGCATACGACCGCATACAGTTTGACGTGGATATCAGTCATATACTCATCGGGTGTCCTGAAGATGCCCCCCCAAGTGACACGCTGAATGCGTATGAAAGAATTATGGCCATTAAGCAGGAATTGGCGAATGGAGCTGATTTCGGAACACTGGCCCAAAGCAAATCAACGGACCAGTCGGCACCCAAAAATAGGGGCCACGTAGGGTATGTGACAGCGCTCTTTCCAAAAGGCTTGTATGCGCTGGAAACCGCTGCATATGGTGCCGAGTTGAACAAACCGGTGGGGCCGGTAAGAACTACTGCCGGATATCATATGGTATTGGTACATGACCGCAGGCCTGCAAGGGGCGAAATGGAAGCCTCACACATATTAATCCGTAAGACCAAAGAAGATAATGGCCAGGCCAAAAAGAAAATCGATGACATTTATGCCTCTCTGATGGCCGGTGCTGATTTTGATGAAACTGCCACAAAATTATCGGAAGATTCTCAAACAGCCAATAACAAAGGGTATATCGGATTTTTTGGAATCAACCGTTATGAAAAATCTTTTGAAGATGCCGCTTTTTCCATCACGGAAGATGGCGGAATCTGTAAACCTGTAGAAACTTCAGTAGGTTGGCACATTATAAAGCGCATAAGTAAAAAAGACATACAACCATTTAACATTGAGAAAAGTCGTTTAAATGGTAATATTCGGAAAGATCCGCGCTTTGAAGGCGCCAAGCTGGCTATGTTGAACCGGATCAAAAGGGAAGGAAACTTTAAGGAAAACTCGGAAGTACTGGACAAATTTATTGAAGGCCTTACCGATACCTTCCTGACCTTCCGCTGGAATGCTCCGGAACCGAAATCAACAGAATTTCTGTTTTCCCTCGGCGATGACTTCAAAGTTACCCTGGGCGATTTTACCGATTACTTAGGGCAAGCTTCCCGGAAGCGTTTGCGTATGAGCAGACGCCAGGGACCGGAATTTGCCGCACGGTCGCTTTATGCAGAATACCTGGATGAGAACCTCCTGAAATACGAAGAAACGCAGTTGACTGAAAAATATCCTGAATTCAAGGCCCTGATGCGGGAATACGAGGAAGGCATATTGTTGTTTGAAACCACCAAGAAACTGGTATGGGATAAAGCCTCTGAAGATACGGTTGGATTAAAGAAATTTTTTGAAGAAAAGATCCAGGGAAAATATCGTTGGGCTAAAAGAGCGGTAACGGATGTTTATGATATCGCAGCAAAATATGCTGATCAGGCTAAGGAAATTTCAGAATTTGCCGCAAACCATACCGCTGATGAAGTGAAGGCAAAATTCAACGAAACTGATCCTTCCGTTGTTTCTGTTGTAGATAAGACCTTTGAAGAGAACCGCAATGCTGAAATGAGAACCATGAAATGGGCTCCCGGGCAGGTTTCGGAAATGATCGTTCACCCGCGGACAGGCAATGTTAAGTTTTACAAAATCAGGGAAATTTTGCCCGTATCTAATAAAAAACTGGAAGAAGCAAGAGGTTACGTAGTGGCTGACTATCAGGATTATCTCGAAAAACAGTGGGTAACGCAGCTGCAAAATGACTATACGGTAGAAATCAATAAAAAGGTTTTAAAGAACCTCATAAAAAAATAA
- the purD gene encoding phosphoribosylamine--glycine ligase: MNILILGSGGREHTFAWKIKQSSQCRKLFIAPGNAGTAALGVNVAMDPNDFEAVKDFVLANAVDMVVVGPEEPLVRGIYDYFKAEPLLANVLLIGPSAEGARLEGSKAFAKAFMEEFGIPTAGYREFTEASLEKGLEYLASKTPPIVLKADGLAAGKGVLICTTVEEAQAEFQAMLSGKFGAAGRTVVVEDFLNGIEFSVFVVTDGQHYKILPVAKDYKRIGEGDTGLNTGGMGAVSPVSFVDDTLMAKVEEQVIKPTIEGIKARGMAYQGFVFLGMIKVGENPMVIEYNCRMGDPETEVVFPRTKNDMVELLKATAEIRLNEIEIEKDERAATTVMLVSGGYPEHYEKGKIITGLEKTGGSIIFHAGTKTAGNEVLTNGGRVIAITSYGATVAEALEVSRKNAEIIDFGGKYFRRDIGFDV, from the coding sequence ATGAATATCTTAATCCTTGGAAGTGGAGGCCGCGAACACACTTTTGCGTGGAAAATCAAACAGAGTTCACAGTGTAGAAAATTATTTATCGCCCCGGGTAATGCCGGAACGGCAGCTTTGGGCGTAAATGTGGCCATGGATCCTAACGATTTTGAAGCCGTAAAGGATTTTGTTCTGGCCAATGCCGTGGATATGGTGGTGGTAGGTCCTGAGGAACCCCTGGTAAGAGGTATTTATGATTATTTTAAAGCAGAGCCTTTACTGGCGAATGTTTTGTTGATCGGGCCTTCTGCTGAAGGAGCCCGCCTGGAAGGCAGCAAGGCTTTTGCCAAGGCCTTTATGGAGGAATTTGGCATTCCAACCGCCGGGTATCGTGAATTTACGGAAGCCAGTCTTGAAAAAGGACTGGAATACCTTGCCTCAAAAACGCCGCCTATTGTATTGAAAGCCGATGGCCTGGCAGCCGGAAAAGGGGTACTCATTTGCACTACAGTGGAAGAAGCACAGGCCGAATTTCAGGCCATGCTGAGTGGAAAATTCGGCGCAGCCGGGCGTACTGTGGTGGTAGAGGATTTCCTGAACGGGATTGAATTTTCCGTTTTTGTAGTCACGGACGGACAACATTATAAAATACTGCCCGTAGCCAAAGATTACAAACGTATCGGCGAGGGAGATACCGGACTGAATACCGGAGGAATGGGGGCTGTTTCTCCCGTTTCATTTGTGGATGACACCCTTATGGCTAAAGTGGAAGAGCAGGTCATAAAACCTACTATTGAAGGAATAAAGGCAAGGGGAATGGCCTACCAGGGATTTGTTTTCCTGGGGATGATCAAGGTTGGGGAAAACCCGATGGTGATCGAATACAATTGCAGAATGGGAGATCCCGAAACAGAAGTCGTTTTTCCACGTACTAAAAATGATATGGTGGAATTGCTCAAGGCCACTGCGGAAATCCGATTGAACGAAATTGAAATCGAAAAAGACGAACGGGCGGCAACCACTGTAATGTTGGTTTCCGGCGGATATCCTGAACATTATGAAAAAGGGAAAATTATTACGGGTTTGGAAAAAACAGGGGGTAGCATCATTTTTCATGCAGGAACTAAAACAGCTGGAAACGAGGTGCTCACCAACGGTGGGCGAGTGATTGCCATCACTTCATATGGTGCCACAGTGGCAGAAGCCCTGGAAGTATCCCGGAAAAATGCTGAAATTATTGACTTCGGCGGAAAATATTTTCGAAGGGATATCGGTTTTGATGTCTAA
- the xerD gene encoding site-specific tyrosine recombinase XerD — MNWDTTIKGFKAYMILERSLSGNTIEAYIRDVGKLKQYFEITGKEINPGQVAGSDIEGFIFWLNDLGLGARSQARLLSALKTFYKYMLIEDMVQDDPTALLEGPRLSRNIPEVLSFEEMQSILEVIDLSHPQGTRNRAMLEVLYACGLRVSEMTDLRLSDYYPEVGFVKVIGKGNKERIIPIGEEAVKHIGLYIEGVRRRMRHIDKESLDIMFLNRRGRKLTRVMVFLIVKEMAEKAGIKKNVSPHTFRHSFATHLIEGGADLKAVQDMLGHESILTTEIYTHLDTDFLRETILSYHPRNRKTQDN, encoded by the coding sequence ATGAATTGGGACACCACCATCAAAGGGTTTAAGGCTTATATGATACTCGAACGTTCGCTTTCGGGCAATACCATTGAAGCCTATATTCGGGACGTGGGAAAGTTAAAACAATATTTCGAGATCACAGGAAAGGAAATAAACCCGGGGCAGGTGGCCGGTTCAGATATCGAAGGTTTTATTTTTTGGTTGAATGACCTGGGGTTGGGGGCCCGGTCGCAGGCACGATTGCTTTCAGCCCTCAAGACCTTTTATAAATATATGCTCATTGAAGATATGGTGCAGGACGATCCCACTGCATTGCTGGAAGGACCCCGGTTAAGCAGAAATATCCCGGAAGTTTTGTCTTTTGAAGAAATGCAAAGCATTCTGGAGGTTATTGACCTTAGTCATCCCCAGGGCACCCGAAACAGGGCCATGCTGGAAGTATTGTATGCCTGCGGACTTAGGGTTAGCGAAATGACGGATCTCCGGTTATCGGATTATTATCCGGAGGTCGGTTTTGTGAAAGTCATCGGAAAAGGCAATAAAGAAAGGATCATTCCCATCGGAGAAGAAGCGGTTAAACACATAGGTTTATATATTGAAGGGGTGCGCCGCCGCATGAGGCATATCGATAAAGAGAGCCTTGACATTATGTTTTTAAACCGGAGAGGCAGGAAACTGACCCGGGTCATGGTCTTCCTTATTGTAAAGGAAATGGCAGAAAAAGCGGGCATCAAAAAAAATGTTAGCCCTCATACTTTCCGTCATTCATTTGCGACCCACCTGATCGAAGGCGGGGCCGATTTGAAAGCCGTTCAGGATATGCTGGGGCACGAATCTATCCTGACTACAGAGATTTATACGCATCTGGATACGGACTTTCTCCGGGAAACCATTTTGAGTTATCATCCGAGAAACCGGAAAACTCAGGATAATTAG